One region of Vigna angularis cultivar LongXiaoDou No.4 chromosome 10, ASM1680809v1, whole genome shotgun sequence genomic DNA includes:
- the LOC108335801 gene encoding protein indeterminate-domain 5, chloroplastic: MASGSSSTPFLGIRQENQTQVSQQHQSSTAASSSTTTTTSTTTTPTTMPQKKRRNQPGTPYPDAEVIALSPKTLMATNRFICEVCNKGFQREQNLQLHRRGHNLPWKLKQKSNKEPKRKVYLCPEPTCVHHDPSRALGDLTGIKKHYSRKHGEKKWKCDKCSKKYAVQSDWKAHSKTCGTREYRCDCGTLFSRRDSFITHRAFCDALAHENARHPSNLNPLGAHHLYGTNHMSLGLGAQLQNQAASANSLLSLGSAQKFEHLISPNLHHSSSFGVQSPSHSSFFMTDPNQAFQDLHQSQQQGPLFSTKQLHGLMQLPDLQGTTTNNSTSASSLSASANNANLVNLSFFPNTNTRGSIINDQFSNISGGNDQGTTTLYNSSSPVSNQVGSGLSSVFGNSSLQQDSMSPHMSATALLQKAAQMGSTTTTNGHCSLLRGTEELGIRSRMESEHSNHLRGLMNSFANGNASMFGNVKGNENNLGQFHNVSEEPKKMSQNLGLCFGGSDKLTLDFLGVGGMVRNMNSGGFSQREQQHSMGTMSPLDPKLESAQANQHFGASTL, translated from the exons ATGGCTTCTGGTTCCTCATCCACACCCTTTTTGGGAATCAGACAAGAAAATCAAACTCAGGTTTCACAACAGCACCAATCCTCCACAGCTGCTTCCTCatctactactactactacttcTACTACTACCACTCCAACCACAATGCCtcagaagaaaagaaggaatcAACCAGGAACACCAT aTCCAGATGCTGAGGTGATAGCACTGTCTCCGAAGACTCTAATGGCAACAAACAGGTTTATATGCGAAGTGTGCAATAAAGGGTTTCAAAGGGAGCAAAATCTACAGCTTCACAGAAGAGGACACAATCTGCCATGGAAGCTGAAGCAGAAGAGTAACAAAGAGCCAAAGAGAAAGGTTTATCTGTGTCCTGAGCCCACATGTGTTCATCATGACCCTTCGAGGGCTCTTGGAGACCTCACTGGCATTAAGAAACACTACTCTCGCAAACATGGTGAGAAGAAATGGAAGTGTGACAAATGCTCCAAAAAATATGCTGTTCAATCAGATTGGAAGGCTCACTCCAAAACCTGTGGCACCAGAGAGTATAGATGTGACTGTGGCACCCTCTTCTCCAG GCGTGACAGTTTTATCACTCATAGGGCCTTTTGTGATGCTTTAGCACATGAGAATGCAAGACACCCTTCAAACCTGAACCCTTTGGGAGCTCATCATCTGTATGGCACAAACCACATGAGCCTAGGCCTAGGGGCCCAACTGCAGAACCAAGCAGCTTCTGCTAACAGCTTATTGAGCCTTGGAAGTGCACAAAAGTTTGAGCACTTAATCTCTCCTAATCTGCACCACTCCTCTTCATTTGGAGTGCAGTCACCATCCCATTCATCATTCTTCATGACTGACCCAAACCAAGCATTTCAAGACCTTCATCAGTCTCAGCAACAAGGACCCTTATTCTCAACCAAGCAACTCCACGGTCTTATGCAACTCCCTGATCTTCAAGGAACCACCACCAACAACTCCACCTCTGCCTCATCATTATCTGCTTCAGCTAACAACGCCAATCTCGTCAACCTCAGCTTCTTTCCTAATACCAATACCCGTGGCAGCATAATCAACGACCAATTCAGCAACATAAGTGGAGGCAATGACCAAGGAACAACAACACTCTATAATTCTAGTAGCCCTGTAAGTAACCAAGTTGGTTCAGGCTTGTCTTCAGTCTTTGGTAATTCTTCTTTGCAACAAGATAGCATGTCCCCTCACATGTCAGCCACTGCATTGCTTCAGAAAGCAGCTCAAATGGGTTCAACCACCACCACTAATGGTCACTGCTCTCTTCTGAGAGGAACGGAAGAATTAGGTATAAGGTCAAGGATGGAGAGTGAGCACAGTAACCATCTGCGCGGATTGATGAACTCCTTTGCCAATGGAAACGCTTCCATGTTTGGCAACGTGAAAGGGAATGAAAACAACCTTGGCCAGTTTCACAACGTTTCGGAGGAGCCTAAGAAGATGTCACAAAACCTTGGTTTGTGCTTTGGAGGGTCTGATAAGTTGACCTTGGACTTTTTGGGGGTTGGAGGAATGGTCAGAAACATGAACAGTGGTGGATTTTCACAACGAGAGCAACAACACTCCATGGGAACTATGAGCCCCTTGGATCCTAAATTGGAATCAGCACAAGCAAACCAACATTTCGGAGCCTCGACACTCTAA